TCAATGCGGTGCGCCATTACCATATTTTGTTTTTTGCTATAACTGAAAATAGTAAAATGGCCATCCTGAGAGGCTACCAAACCAATAGACTGTGGCTGATCGTTAACAAACTGTGCCACAGAAAAATGCCGCGTACCACCAAGTTGTCCTGGATAAAGAATTTTATCTTCACCACCAACAATGGGCTCCGAAAATGCAATCTGTTCTACCGTTGGTTTACCTTTAGCACGGCCGATTTTTGCACCAAATGCAATCAGATCAAATTCTTCGTTGATGATTGTTGCACCATCAACCGCTGTTAAACCCGCCAAATGATCAACCTCGCGACGCACAGCCCCCTGCGAAAAAATTTCGCTCTGATTACCGCTCTGTTTCGCCAGGTTGGATAATCCACAGAATGGAGGTTCTATCAAATACTGTATCGGGTGGATAATCGATTCTTCCCATTTCGTATCGCCTTTCGGCACAATTAACAAGGCTCCCCCCGACCATGCGCACGCATGGAAACCGAAAATTGAATCAAAATATTGATCGGATCATTCCAGCTGGCTAAAACAGTGAGATCTAACAAGGCCTGTAAAATAGGCGGGCAATCCTTATTCGTACAACTTCTATCGTCTACAATGCGGATCTGCTCCCCTTTTAGCACAGCAACGTTGGTAAACTTACCAATGCCATAAATCCTCCTGTGTTTAATTACAATTAATCCAGGTTCCGAAACATCAACCACAAAACAAAAGTTCGGAATATTAAGGGTTGTGCCCCAGATATAAAGTTCGCCATCTTCTTCCCAAACGCCCAGATGGATACCAGAGCGTTCAATCCCAGGTGCTATTTTGGTTAAGGTATTGGCATTTAATGCTAACTTTTTGGCAAAATGCAATGGTTTCGAGGTTTGTTCAGGAGGTAAAAAAGCAATCGAAATCCGTGGCGAATGCCCCTCCTCCTTACGTAAGCTGCTCCAAAAAGCAACATCAATTATTGCTTCAATTATTTTTTGACCTGGTTGAGTAGCCAAATCTATCTCACCTTGTGCAATTGCATTTTTATGCAATTTAACAAAATGTTGCTCAATAGTTGCTGCAATCGTGTTTGCCGCTTTGTAGGTAGGCTTGTAACTCATGTTCCGAATTTAAGCCGAATATTTCGATTTTTGAATATCCTAAAGGTTTGATTTTGGTAAAAAAACACAGACATTTTTACCACAGACTTTCACAGATGAACACAGATATTTTTGATGTTCTTTTTACCGCAAAGCGCACAGAGATAAGATTAACCACAAAGACGCAAAGAACACGAAGTTAACTGTATATTTGAGCGAATATTAATTCACTCAAGTGTCTCTTGTAGTAGAAAAAAGCGTTGGTTCATTGGGCAATTGGTAAGGAAAATGACTAGGAATTGTTTCCATGAACTCCGTGTTTCCGTGGCAAAAAAACTAAAGCACTGGGGGCAAAACCAAAAAATTCACCCCCATCTTACCGTTAATCCTCAAAAAAGTCTATTTTTGTTTCAATGAGTAACAACAGTCTCTTATTAGTCGATCCGGATTTTAAAGCTGATGCATCTGCAAACTGCCATTTATTATTAAAAATAACGAATGACAGCTTTTCTTATGCTGTGGTAGGTAAGGGTACGGAAGAGATTAATATTATTTTTGATAAACAAGGCTGTGAAGATGTACAGAAAGAACTAAAATCTGCATTCGAAACCGATCGTTATTTATCATTAAACTATGCAACGGTAAAAGCGGCAATACATACGTCGAATTTTATTTTTATCCCTGATGAATGGTTTGATGGCGAAAACCTGACCGTTTATTCAAAATATTTAGGTTCCGATGCTAAAGTTTATACTAAACACAACGATAAGCTGGGTTTTAATACTATTTTTTGTTTAGATGAGGATTTGAAAGCAAATTTGCCTGAAAAAACAGATTTATTTCCCCAGTCTGAACCCCTCATGGCTTTATTTAACCATTTGGCAGACGAATCTTTATTAATCGATTTTACAGCAGTATCTTTTAATGTATTATACATAAAAGATAAAAAGATTGTTTTTCAAAACCATTATCAATCAGAAAATGCAGAGGAGTTTAATTATTTCCTGTTGTTAATGATCGAACAACTGGATTTAAGTGATACTATTCCCGTTTATTTACAAGGAATTATTAACGAAGATGATGAGCATTACAACTGCTTATTAAAATATTTTAACCAACTTTATTTCTTCCTTCCTGCTGGAAAACAAAATAGCGAGCTATTGGCCGATATGCCTAAGCACTATTTCAGCGGCCTACTTGCTTTAGATTTATGCGAATAATTGGCGGCAAATTAAAGGGCATCCGTTTGCAGCCCCCTGCAAATTTACCGGTACGCCCAACTACGGATATGGCCAAAGAAGCGCTTTTCAATATCCTCAACAACAAATATGATTTCGAATCCTGTTCTGTTTTAGATTTATTCTGCGGTACCGGAAATTTAACTTTTGAATTTGCCTCGCGTGGCGCAGAAAGTATTTTAGCAGTTGATATGGATTATGGCTGCGTAAACTGGGTTAAAAATACCGCAAAACAATATCAGTTCGATCAGATTGATGTGCGTAAAGGTGATGTTTTTAAATTATTAAAACAGATGACCGGCGCTTACGACCTGATCTTTGCCGATCCACCTTACAATATGCCTAACATTCCACAGATTCCGGTAATGGTAAAGGAGCAACAATTGCTTAAGCCTAATGGCTTGTTAATTGTAGAACACCAAAGTAACATGAAACTGAACAGCCAGCCCGGCTACACCGAAACCAGAAAATACGGCAATTCATCGTTCAGCTTTTTTGAGTTATAGTAGTTCAATCGTTCATTGGTCATTAGTTCATTGGTTAATGGCGCATCGTTAATTTATTTTTAGAATTGAGCACACAGCGCGTTATGGCAGTCTTCAGTCCTGCTTTTCATTGCAATCAGGCTTAAAATGAGCGGTCTGCTCCAGCTATAGTGCTGCTGAACTTCTTAATGTCCTTAATTTCTTAGCGGTAAAAGATTAAGCCAGGTGTATTACGTAAATCTGTGTTTCTGTAGGAAAAAATACCGAAGACCCTGAATCGTCATGCTGAATTTATTTTACAAGTAGAAATAGTGTTTTCAATTGTCTTGTAGCTACTACGTGGTCAGCATCTTTTAGTATAAAGACCCTGAATTAAATTCAGGGTGACGACCGACTTAATTTGAGATGAATCCAACTTCGTCCTTTCGCCATAAAAATCTATATTTGAATCATGAAGATAGCGCTATTTCCAGGCTCATTTGATCCGATCACTATTGCTCACGTAAACATTTTACAACGTGCCACTCCACTTTTCGATAAAATTGTAGTGGGTATCGGACTAAACAGTTCTAAACAGAATTTCTTAAGTGCAGAGCAGCGTCTCCAGATTTTACAGACTGTTTTTAAAGGCTATCAAAATATCGAAATCCAAACTTACGAAGGTTTAACAGTAGATTTCTGCAGGAAAATTGATGCCAAATATATGGTACGCGGTATCCGTTCAGCATCTGACTTTGAATATGAAAGAGCCATCGCACAGATCAATCAGACCATGATGCCCGAAGTAGAAACCATTTTACTTTTAAGCAAACCCGAATATTCTGCCATTAGCTCTACCATTGTACGCGATATTTTAAGAAACCACGGCGATGTAAGTCCATTTGTGCCTAAAGAAGCACTTAAATTTTTATAATTTTTAGTGATGTAGTGTCTGGTGCTACGACCTGACAGATAGATGCATTTACATACATATTTCTAATCTGCATTTTGTGTCAGATAGAAATATCTGACACCACCATCATAAACTTCAACCACTAAAAAAATGTCAGTCTGGGCAGAGTCGAAGCCTTTTACCCTATCCTTGCTCATCCTCCTTTACAGTAGTTTAATATTATTTAAATTTAAAATGTAACGTTTTAAAGAATCGGTTACCAATGGGTTATAATATTAAATGAAAGAAGCAGAAAATACATTCCTCACCCTGATCAATCAGCACAAAGCGATTATACATAAGATTTCTAAAATGTATATGAACAGTGCCGAAGAACAACGTGATCTGTTTCAGGAAATCGTATTACAGCTATGGAAAGCCTATCCCACTTTTAAGGGCAAGGCCAAATTTACCACCTGGATGTATCGTGTCTGTTTAAATACAGCTTTAATCTATTTTAAAAAGGACAATAGAAAAGTAGATAAAACACCATTGGATGAAAATATTGATGTAATAGATGTAAATGAAAGTGCCGAAAAGGAAGAAAAACTAGCCTATCTGTATACTGCCGTGCAAGAGCTGAATGTGATAGAAAAAGCATTGATATTTCTCTTCCTCGAAAATCAATCTCATCGCGAAATTGCCGAAAACCTGGGAATTAGCGAAGTAAATGCACGGGTTAAACTCAACAGAACTAAAGAAAAATTACAATTCATCATAAAGAAAAACGGTTATGAATTTTGACGAAATTAAAAATGAATGGAATACTGAAAGTCCGGAAGGAAACAACATTTCTACCAGCATGCTTAAAATAAAACAGGCACATACCCCAATTGATAAAATAAGAGGAAAAATGAAACATGAGTTTTTCTACCAGATTTTCTTTTTGATGCTCATGGCCTTTGTTCCTTACCTTTTTGGTTTCTCATCGGTAATGAACCAGGTATTTTTAATGTTTTATGCCATCATCTGCGGATTTACAGCTTATTATTTTTTTAAGTTTTACCTGTTCTATAAAAACTCTTACGATATGAGTTTAGATACACGCAAAAACATCCTCTGGTTTTTCTACGAAATGAAACTGAATATCGAACTGTATAAAGCCCTCACCTACATTATTGCCTTTATCGGCATCGCATTCATTACAGTTTATTTGTTTATAGAAAAGGCTTCTATTTTCAATAAAATTTTAGCTAAGCTTTCACCTGTTTACATCTTATTAAACTGTTTTGTTACCATTCTGATTATTGGCGTCATAACAGAACTATGGGCCTGGTTTTATTACGGAAAATACCTAAAACAGGTTAAAAAGGTAGTTGATGAGTTGGATTATGAATAATCTGTGCAGTCAGATGTTACCATCTGACTGATAAAGGACCAATTCATTGATTTTTAGATGAATTTGCATGCGTAAGATAGCAATATCTGACACCACAAGATGTGTAGTCGGATGTTACCGTCTAACGCTTTGGGAGTTCTTACAAAATCCCGCCAGCCCTCAGCACATCCATAATTGATGGAAAAGTATTTTTAACTACTGGCGAAATGTGGTTTTTATCAAGCCAAACTGCTTCATCAATGCCTTCTTCTTTTTGAGGAATCAATTTTGGTTCGCCTTTAACCTTCATTTTGTACCAGTTAGTTTTCTTGATTACCATTTTAGTCCCAATTGGGTAAACATGATAGGTTTTACAAAGTTTTTCTTCGCGCTTAAAAACCCTGATTCCACACTCTTCCTCTACCTCACGAACAGCGGCTTCTTTCATTTTTTCACCTTCTTCTAATTTCCCTTTGGGTAGATCCCACTTTTTGTTCCTAAAAATAAACAAAAAATTACCATTTGCACTCTCTACCAGGCCACCAGCGGCCTTAATAATGGTACAATCTTTCTTTAATTTTTTAAAGGTTTCCTGAGGATTTTTTGTCAAGAAAATATAACTCTTTTTAGAGCCATTTTTTAGTTTTTTGTAGAACGTTTGCAGATTGAAATCCTGAAATTCTAGTTGTTGAATTTTTTCTTTTTGCTCTGGCAAAAAGTCTGATATAAACAAAGTGTTATCGTTGATATAAATTCTATAATTTCTTGGCATATATTTTTAACACACATTAAATAGAGAATAGTGCTTTTTTTTTATAGCAACCTGCTCCTTTCCCGATTACATTTAAAGAGTTCTTTCTGCGAAACCTATATATTTTGCAATGCTCTAAAAGTAGAAAAATTGTTGGGTTATTTATAGGATATAAAAAAAGGTTACAACAATTAATGTTGTAACCTTATCTAAATTAACGCTCTCAATCAAAGATTGATGCAAGGCTCTCACCCCTTGCTTGATACAAATATAGAATAATTTATTAAACTGATAAAAAAAATCAAAAAATATTTTAGCAATATTAAAACACCGACCCTAAACAACTGAAGACTAACAGATTATATTTAAATAAAAAATCTTCCTCCTTCAAAACCCAGATACACTAGATTGTAAAAAAAATGGTTTAATAGTAATAATGGAACATTTGAACGGAAAACAGCGTTTATAATTCCGTCAAGGATAAATATTTTTCATAATTTTAGCTTTTTAATCTACTATGCCCATACCTTCATTATCAGAAAAAGATCTGGAAGCATACCGAAGTGATCTTTCTAAACCGGAAAAATCAACAGGCGAGCTCTTCATCAAATTAAATGGGCTTTATCAGCGTTTTGCCAGTAACGAACAGCTTTTGGCAGATTTCGAATATGTTTCGGCACTTAATAGCCTCGAAAATAGCTATGCTTCAAAAAAAGAGCATTTTAACAAAGAAATTATTGAGCTTAAAAGGCAGTTTAAACAACTGGATAACCGCATTGTAGCCGCAGAACAGAAACTTCGCCACGGCATCCCCGAAGACCTGTTGGTAATGGACAAAATTATTGCCGAACAGGAATCTATTGTAGAAGATCAGGAAAAACTGAACAAAGCCGAAACCCATATTGTAGAGCAGGTACGGAAAATCGATATCGAACATGGTAAAGAGCTTCAAAAATTAGAACAGCAACAGAATAACAGAGAAATTCCTTTTAAAAGCAAGTTTTCTGCCTTTAATGAACAGATCAAGAATGCTGAAAAAGAAATTACTTTAAAAGTTAGCGGTTTTTCGCTCCTTGCGATTATCGGTATTCCTTTAATTATAGATTTATTTTTTGGCATGATAGGCCTGCCTACCTTCGCCAAGAATACAAACAACATTATCTTTAACCATTATATTTTTCTGATCAGCCTGATATTGGTCGAATTATTCCTTGCCGATAAAATCAGAAACAGGATTTCACGGATATTATCGATATCTTATCTTAAAGATTCGCTGAATACATTGGGTAACCTATTAACCGAAAACGAAAGACAGCTAGCCAAAGTAGAATCCGAACACCACATCACGCTGTCCGAATTTTTAAAGAAAAATGGAGATGCTTTAAATTATTGAGCCTATCCTTAAACAAAAAGGGATTTAGAAATATTGCAATCTCTAAATCCCCATAATTTTACTCTGGCCTGAACTACAATGTAGCCATATCAATCACAAACCGGTAGCGCACATCACCTTTTTGCATCCTATCGTAGGCATTGTGAATATCTTTTATATCGATAAGCTCGATATCAGATACAATGTTGTTTTCTGCACAAAAATCCAACATTTCCTGAGTTTCGGCAATACCGCCAATACCTGATCCGGCTAAACTTTTTCTGCCACCCAATAAACTGAAAGCAGCAATTTCTGCTGGTTTTGGTGGAACACCCACACAAATATGTGTACCATTTGTCCTTAACAAAGAAAGGTACATATTAAAATCATGTTCAGCAGATACAGTATCCAAAATAAAATCGAAGGTACCTTTAGCTGCTTTAACCTGTGCAGGATCGGTAGTTACCACAAAATGGTGTGCTCCTAATTTTTTAGCATCCGCTTCTTTTTTTGGTGAAGTACTTAATACCGTTACCTCAGCGCCAAAAGCTACACCAAATTTCACCGCCATATGGCCTAAACCACCTAAGCCAAGTACAGCCAGTTTATGGCCTTTTCCTACTTTCCAGTATTTTAACGGCGAATAAGTGGTAATACCTGCACATAAAAGTGGTGCTACGGCAGCAAGATTTAATTTATCTGATACATGAAGTACAAATTCTTCCCTTACTACAATCGTATCCGAATAACCACCATAAGTTGGTGTTTTACCATCTCTTTCAAAACTATTGTATGTTTGTGTATTTCCTTCTAAACAATATTGTTCTAAATCTTGTTTACAGTTTTCGCAAACCTGGCAAGAATCTACCATACAACCTGTACCAGCAAGGTCGCCCACCTTAAATTTCTTAACGTGATCTCCAACCTTCACTACCCTGCCCACAATTTCGTGACCAGGAACCATTGGGAATATTCCTGGAAACCAATCGTTTTTTATCTGGTGCAGATCTGAGTGGCAAACTCCACAGAAAAGTATTTCGAACTGCACATCATGGGGACCTACTTCCCGGCGCTCAAAATTCCAGGGTGCAAGATCAGTTTCGGCATTTTGTGCCGCATATCCTTTTGTTGCTATCATAAAAATTTAAATTAATTAGACCACAACAAATGTAAACAGCAGTTTGTTAAGAATAATTACGCAAATCAAATAAATCATTGCAAAATTCAAACAATCAATTACAACATCAATCCCTTTAATTGGGCATACTGCAGCAGCATAATGGTTTTACCATCCTTTATTTCACCAGATTTTATCATTTCAAGCGCCTTTTCAAATGGTAATTCCAAAACCTCTATATCTTCATTTTCTTCTTGCAGTCCTCCTCCATCATGCAATTTCATATCGTATGAATATGCTGCAACAAAAAAGTATAATAGCTCGGTAACCGAGCCGGGCGACATATAGGCCTCGAACACTTTTTCTACCTGATCGATCCTAAATCCGGTTTCTTCTTCAGTTTCTCTTCTGATACAATCTTCCGCATTATCCTCATCCAATAGTCCGGCGCAGCACTCAATCAGGTAACCCGTACCATTTCCATTAATAAATGTTGGTATCCTGAACTGCCGGGTAAGTACAACCGTTTTAAATTGTTTATTATACAATAAGATTGTAGCGCCATTACCTCTATCATAAGCTTCTCGTTCTAAAATAGATTTAGTGCCATCAATCCCCATCATTTCGAAAGTTACTTTTTTAAGTGTATACCAATTATCTGATAGAATTTGGGTATTTAGGATATTAATATTTTTCATAAAATGATTATTTTTGATTGATTATGATTATTTTTGATCGAATTAAATCATTATATATGACATTTCAAAAAAGGGCGCATAAAATTCTCGAACTTTTAGAGGAGCTTGGCGAGGTTGATATTAGGCAATTAGCAGCTGAGATTAATGTTTCTGAAGTTACCGCAAGAAGAGACCTGACCATTATGGCAGCTAACGGACTGCTTTACCGTACCCATGGAGGTGCAATGAAAATAAGTGAATTAATAAAACC
The nucleotide sequence above comes from Pedobacter riviphilus. Encoded proteins:
- a CDS encoding putative sensor domain DACNV-containing protein encodes the protein MSYKPTYKAANTIAATIEQHFVKLHKNAIAQGEIDLATQPGQKIIEAIIDVAFWSSLRKEEGHSPRISIAFLPPEQTSKPLHFAKKLALNANTLTKIAPGIERSGIHLGVWEEDGELYIWGTTLNIPNFCFVVDVSEPGLIVIKHRRIYGIGKFTNVAVLKGEQIRIVDDRSCTNKDCPPILQALLDLTVLASWNDPINILIQFSVSMRAHGRGEPC
- a CDS encoding DUF3822 family protein produces the protein MSNNSLLLVDPDFKADASANCHLLLKITNDSFSYAVVGKGTEEINIIFDKQGCEDVQKELKSAFETDRYLSLNYATVKAAIHTSNFIFIPDEWFDGENLTVYSKYLGSDAKVYTKHNDKLGFNTIFCLDEDLKANLPEKTDLFPQSEPLMALFNHLADESLLIDFTAVSFNVLYIKDKKIVFQNHYQSENAEEFNYFLLLMIEQLDLSDTIPVYLQGIINEDDEHYNCLLKYFNQLYFFLPAGKQNSELLADMPKHYFSGLLALDLCE
- the rsmD gene encoding 16S rRNA (guanine(966)-N(2))-methyltransferase RsmD, translated to MRIIGGKLKGIRLQPPANLPVRPTTDMAKEALFNILNNKYDFESCSVLDLFCGTGNLTFEFASRGAESILAVDMDYGCVNWVKNTAKQYQFDQIDVRKGDVFKLLKQMTGAYDLIFADPPYNMPNIPQIPVMVKEQQLLKPNGLLIVEHQSNMKLNSQPGYTETRKYGNSSFSFFEL
- the coaD gene encoding pantetheine-phosphate adenylyltransferase, with product MKIALFPGSFDPITIAHVNILQRATPLFDKIVVGIGLNSSKQNFLSAEQRLQILQTVFKGYQNIEIQTYEGLTVDFCRKIDAKYMVRGIRSASDFEYERAIAQINQTMMPEVETILLLSKPEYSAISSTIVRDILRNHGDVSPFVPKEALKFL
- a CDS encoding RNA polymerase sigma factor, giving the protein MKEAENTFLTLINQHKAIIHKISKMYMNSAEEQRDLFQEIVLQLWKAYPTFKGKAKFTTWMYRVCLNTALIYFKKDNRKVDKTPLDENIDVIDVNESAEKEEKLAYLYTAVQELNVIEKALIFLFLENQSHREIAENLGISEVNARVKLNRTKEKLQFIIKKNGYEF
- a CDS encoding NUDIX hydrolase; this encodes MPRNYRIYINDNTLFISDFLPEQKEKIQQLEFQDFNLQTFYKKLKNGSKKSYIFLTKNPQETFKKLKKDCTIIKAAGGLVESANGNFLFIFRNKKWDLPKGKLEEGEKMKEAAVREVEEECGIRVFKREEKLCKTYHVYPIGTKMVIKKTNWYKMKVKGEPKLIPQKEEGIDEAVWLDKNHISPVVKNTFPSIMDVLRAGGIL
- a CDS encoding NAD(P)-dependent alcohol dehydrogenase produces the protein MIATKGYAAQNAETDLAPWNFERREVGPHDVQFEILFCGVCHSDLHQIKNDWFPGIFPMVPGHEIVGRVVKVGDHVKKFKVGDLAGTGCMVDSCQVCENCKQDLEQYCLEGNTQTYNSFERDGKTPTYGGYSDTIVVREEFVLHVSDKLNLAAVAPLLCAGITTYSPLKYWKVGKGHKLAVLGLGGLGHMAVKFGVAFGAEVTVLSTSPKKEADAKKLGAHHFVVTTDPAQVKAAKGTFDFILDTVSAEHDFNMYLSLLRTNGTHICVGVPPKPAEIAAFSLLGGRKSLAGSGIGGIAETQEMLDFCAENNIVSDIELIDIKDIHNAYDRMQKGDVRYRFVIDMATL
- the nudK gene encoding GDP-mannose pyrophosphatase NudK, producing the protein MKNINILNTQILSDNWYTLKKVTFEMMGIDGTKSILEREAYDRGNGATILLYNKQFKTVVLTRQFRIPTFINGNGTGYLIECCAGLLDEDNAEDCIRRETEEETGFRIDQVEKVFEAYMSPGSVTELLYFFVAAYSYDMKLHDGGGLQEENEDIEVLELPFEKALEMIKSGEIKDGKTIMLLQYAQLKGLML